From Brachionichthys hirsutus isolate HB-005 chromosome 16, CSIRO-AGI_Bhir_v1, whole genome shotgun sequence, a single genomic window includes:
- the tspan4b gene encoding tetraspanin-4 → MSASRSCLCCVKYLMFVFNLIFWLGGCGLFGVGVWLSFTQTEFSSLPLSFPSLSAANLLLVAGGITMVTGFLGCLGALKEQRCLLFMFFVILLLLVLTEVTLTLVIHIFHEKLDSKAQGDLKEGMKIYKSEPGLKQSWDNVQKMFKCCGVTNKTDWYAVLNGTLPTSCCSVGTDQCVEGWTEPCYQKARQWLLDNISSVLVFGVCIGVVQILALVFSMLMYCQILCAEKHLD, encoded by the exons ATGTCGGCGTCTCGGAGCTGCTTGTGCTGCGttaaatatttgatgtttgTCTTTAATCTCATCTTCTGG CTGGGAGGATGCGGCCTGTTTGGCGTCGGCGTCTGGCTGTCCTTCACACAGACGGAgttttcctctcttcccctGTCCTTCCCATCACTCTCAGCTGCCAATCTTCTGCTGGTTGCCGGTGGCATTACCATGGTAACTGGCTTCCTGGGCTGCCTCGGCGCATTGAAGGAGCAGCGCTGCCTGCTGTTCATG TTCTTCGTCATCCTCCTGCTCCTGGTTCTGACCGAGGTCACACTTACTCTGGTTATCCACATCTTCCACGAAAAG TTGGATTCCAAAGCACAAGGAGACTTAAAGGAGGGCATGAAGATTTATAAATCAGAACCTGGATTGAAACAATCTTGGGACAATGTCCAGAAAATG TTCAAATGCTGTGGCGTAACCAACAAAACAGACTGGTATGCCGTCCTGAATGGAACGCTGCCCACTTCCTGTTGCTCCGTTGGGACAGACCAGTGTGTTGAGGGTTGGACTGAG CCCTGCTACCAGAAGGCAAGGCAGTGGCTGCTGGATAACATCTCCTCGGTCCTGGTTTTTGGAGTGTGCATCGGGGTTGTGCAg ATCCTGGCCCTGGTGTTCTCCATGCTGATGTACTGCCAGATCCTGTGTGCTGAGAAACACCTGGACTGA
- the snrnp70 gene encoding U1 small nuclear ribonucleoprotein 70 kDa — protein sequence MTQFLPPNLLALFAPRDPIPFLPQLEKLPHEKHHNQPYSGIAPFIRHFEDPRDAPPPTRAETRDERLERKRREKIERRQTVVETELKLWDPHNDPNAQGDAFKTLFVARVNYDTTESKLRREFEVYGPIKRIYIVYSKKTGKPRGYAFIEYEHERDMHSAYKHADGKKIDGRRVLVDVERGRTVKGWHPRRLGGGLGGTRRGGADVNIKHSGRDDASRYEERPIGGERDRGERRERSRERDRDKDRERRRTRSRERRRRTRSRERERERERPAGEDGGTVNIRRRDRERDRGAAAAAAPPVVTDGRSRERSRERKRRSRSRDRKRDRERGKGADGEEVGQGDGVPEAAERMVEENEEAGEATEERRDRGDRGDRGDRGDRADRERDRDRRRSHRDKDRRSRGDRDRDRDHKRERGERDRGERREERHSSARDDAGNEEEGVAPPPQVEEYSQDGMNDQQSMPSADCYGSSENGYKMEAPGDEY from the exons ATGACGCAGTTTTTGCCACCGAATCTCCTGGCCCTGTTTGCCCCGCGGGACCCCATCCCGTTCCTTCCGCAGCTGGAGAAGTTGCCTCACGAGAAGCATCACAACCAGCCTTACAGCGGCATCGCGCCGTTTATCAGGCACTTCGAG GACCCCCGAGATGCCCCCCCACCGACGAGGGCCGAGACCCGTGATGAGCGGCtggagaggaag aggcGAGAGAAGAttgagaggagacagacggTTGTGGAGACGGAACTCAAACTTT GGGATCCTCATAATGACCCGAACGCACAAGGGGATGCTTTTAAGACGCTGTTCGTTGCGAGAGTG AACTATGATACGACCGAGTCCAAGCTTCGCCGCGAGTTTGAGGTCTACGGCCCCATCAAACGG ATTTACATCGTCTACAGCAAGAAGACGGGGAAGCCTCGCGGCTACGCGTTCATTGAGTATGAGCACGAGCGCGACATGCACT CCGCATACAAGCACGCCGACGGGAAGAAGATCGATGGTCGAAGGGTGCTGGTGGACGTGGAACGAGGACGCACCGTGAAAGGGTGGCACCCGCGCAGGCTCG GTGGCGGACTGGGCGGCACCAGGAGGGGCGGCGCTGATGTCAACATCAAGCACTCGGGTCGAGACGATGCATCACGCTACGAGGAGCGCCCAATCGGGGG TGAACGGGACCGTGGCGAGAGGAGGGAGCGCAGCAGAGAGCGTGACCGGGACAAGGACCGGGAACGCCGGCGCACTCGATCCCgcgagcggcggcggcgtaCCCGTTCcagggagcgagagagggaaagggagagaCCGGCTGGCGAGGATGGCGGCACTGTAAATATCAGGCGtcgggacagagagagggaccgtggggcggcggcggcggcggcgccaccGGTGGTGACAGACGGCAGGAGTAGGGAGAGGAgtagagaaaggaagaggaggagtcggAGCAGGGATCGcaagagagacagggagagaggaaagggagcCGACGGAGAAGAGGTCGGTCAGGGGGACGGAGTCCCCGAAGCTGCCGAGCGAATGGTGGAGGAGAACGAGGAAGCGGGTGAAGCCACGGAGGAACGCAGGGACAGAGGGGACAGAGGGGACAGAGGGGACAGAGGAGACagggcagacagagagagggacagggacCGACGCCGCAGCCACCGGGACAAGGACAGGCGCAGCAGGGGGGACCGCGACAGAGACAGGGATCACAAGAGGGAGCGGGGCGAGAGAGACAGGGGCGAGCGCAGAGAGGAACGCCACAGCTCGGCGCGAGACGACGCGGGTAACGAGGAGGAGGGTGTAGCTCCGCCCCCACAGGTAGAGGAGTACAGTCAGGACGGGATGAACGACCAGCAGTCGATGCCTTCGGCTGACTGCTACGGCTCCAGCGAGAACGGCTACAAGATGGAAGCTCCAGGAGATGAGTACTGA
- the lin7b gene encoding protein lin-7 homolog B, with protein sequence MSSYYHPAKEADMAAMTEPLCLERDVCRVIELLDRLQRSGELPPPKLQALQRVLQSKFCAAIREVYEQLYDTLDIVGGAEVRAQATAKATVAAFAASEGHAHPRVVELPKTDEGLGFNIMGGKEQNSPIYISRVIPGGVADRQGGLKRGDQLLSVNGVSVEGEHHEKAVELLKAAQGSVKLVVRYTPKVLEEMEARFEKMRSAHRRQQHNSFSSLESRG encoded by the exons ATGTCCTCGTACTACCACCCCGCCAAGGAGGCGGACATGGCGGCGATGACGGAGCCGCTGTGCCTGGAGAGAG ATGTGTGCAGGGTGATTGAGCTGCTGGACCGGCTGCAGCGCAGCGGGGAGTTGCCGCCTCCAAAGCTGCAGGCCCTGCAGAGAGTCCTGCAGAGCAAGTTCTGTGCCGCTATCAGAGAG GTCTACGAGCAGCTTTATGACACTCTAGACATTGTTGGCGGAGCAGAAGTGCGAGCACAGGCAACGGCCAAG GCCACAGTGGCAGCCTTCGCAGCCAGtgaaggccacgcccacccaAGGGTAGTGGAGCTTCCCAAGACCGATGAAGGTCTGGGGTTTAACATCATGGGGGGCAAGGAGCAGAACTCTCCTATttacatctccagagtgatTCCTGGGGGAGTGGCCGACCGCCAAGGAGGCCTGAAGCGAGGAGACCAGCTGCTGTCTGTTAATGGCGTG AGCGTGGAGGGGGAGCATCACGAGAAGGctgtggagctgctgaaggCGGCCCAGGGCTCGGTGAAGCTGGTGGTCCGTTACACTCCCAAGGTTCTGGAAGAGATGGAGGCTCGCTTTGAGAAGATGAGGAGCGCCCACAGACGACAGCAGCACAACAGTTTCTC